CAAACAATAAGCAACtaattgatctctgctctaatcttgattatttcccttcttgcatgtggagttggtttgatttgttgttgattctccagttctttaaggtgtagagacagctggtgtattctggatttttcaatgtttttgagggaggcttggatggctatgtatttcccccttagaactgcctttgctgtatcccataggttttggaccaaagtgtcttcattctcattggtttccatgaattgtttaagttcttctttgaactcctggttgatccaagcattcttaagcaaggtggtctttagcttccaggtgtttgaattccttccgaaattttcttgtagttgagctccagtttcaaagcattgtgatctgagaatatgcagggaataatctcagtcttttggtatcagtggagccctgatttgtgaccgagtatgtggtctattctggagaagtttccatgtgcacttaagaatGAGCAATCTGTTGTTTCAGGGACAAATAGCTGATCAGATTTCAAATAGAATAAAGCCAAAGAAAAGCACACCAAGACATATAACAATTAAATTTTGGGGTGCTGGTTATTTAGATGTGATATTTCCTCAATATAGGTACTTcctctttgtgtatttttttaatgcttgttaaatttaaataaaagatctCTTTTAAAAGTGATGAAATAAAGAGATTTtcacatataaaaaattaaaacatttgccATGAGAAGAACCAGGCCATAACAAGTCATAAAAGATCAAtggattattaaaatattaatatcctGGTTATACTATAGTTTTTCAAGATGCCACTATCTTGGGAAACTAGTAAAATATATACAGGTTCTCTCTGAGGTATCTCTCTGTATTAGGGTCTACAATGgaaaaaatcacacaaaagaaagaatggataaaaacaaaaacgtAAATATACAGGTAAATCTAAGTGAACATCAGTAAAATCAGTAATAGTCATATAGTATGGGGTTTTAACAAAATATAGAGAGTAAAAATATAGATTAAGATGTCATACTAATTGAGAtatgaaatggagataaagcCCTATATTTCCTTTACTGACTGAGAGAAGGGTAAAGATACTAAGTAACTATAGACTTTGATCATTTTTTGTCTACCTAACAACTAACTACGcctcaaaattaacaaaataaaaatcggTAGACTTATTAAGAAAGTTAAGccgtgcctgggtcactcagtcagttaagcatctgccttcagctcaggtcatgatcctggggtcctaggatccagccctgcctctgtctccccactcagcagggagtctgcttttccctctcgtTCTGCCCCTCTGGCCACTCAtggtctctttcaaataaatatataaaatctgtaaaaataaaaaaaatcattgtggaATTTTTTAGCTATGAAGTCAATAGTAAGACAtgacaaaaaatatatagactTAAGGTGCAAGATAAAAATCAGGacttaataaaaatacagaaatatatcaCACCCAACAAATCCAAAACCCACTTTCTTTTcaagaataaacaaacaacaacaaaaaagaaaaaagaagaacaagaaccatatgatactctcaatagatgctgaaaaagcatttgacaaagtacagaatcccttcctgatcaaaactcttcaaagtgtagggatagagggcacatacctcaatattagcaaagccatctatgaaaaacccactgcaaatatcattctcaatgcagaaaaactgaaagcttttccattaaggtcaggaacatggcagggatgtccattatcaccactgctattcaacatagtactagaagtcctagcctcagcaatcagacaacaaaaagaaattaaaggcatccaaatcggcaaagaagaagtcaaactatcactcttcgcagatgatatgatactatatgtggaaaacccaaaagactccactcaaaactgctagaacttgtacaggaattcagtaaagtgtcaggatataaaatcaatgcacagaaatcagttgcatttctgtacaccaagacagaagaaagagaaatttaggagtcaatcccatttacaattgcacccaaaactataagatacctaggaataaacctaaccaaagaggctaagaatctatatgcagaaaactataaagtactcatgaaagaaattgaggaagacacaaagaaatggaaaaatgttccatgctcctggattggaagaataaatattgtgaaaatgtatatgctacctaaagcaatctacacatttaatgcaatccctatcaaaatatcatctgttttttcaaaaaaaatgaacatataatcctcacatttatatggaaccagaaaagacctagaatacccaaagaaatattgaaaaagaaagccaaagttggtagcatcacaattccggacttcaagctgtattacaaagctgtcatcatcaagacagcatggtactggcacaaaaacagacacatagattaatggaacagaatagaaagcccagaaatagaccctcaactctatggtcaacaaatctttgacaaagcaggaaagaatgtccaatggaaaaaagacagccttttctttttttttttttttttttttttttaagacagccttttcaataaatggtgctgggaaaattggacagccacatgcagaaaaatgaaattggacaactttcttacaccacacacgaaaatagactccaaatggatgaaggacctcaatgtgagaaaggaatccatcaaaatccttgaggagaatgcaggcagcaacctcttcgacctcagctgcagcaacatcttcctaggaacatcagcaaaggcaagggaagcacgggcaaaaatgaactattgggatttcatcaagatcaaaaacttttgcacagcaaaggaaacagttaacaaaaccaaaaacaactaacagaatgggagaagatatttgcaaatgacatatcagataaagggctagtgtccaaaatctataaggaacttagcaaactcaacacccaaagaacaaataatccaatcaagaaatgggcagaagacatgaacagacatttctgcaaagaagacatcagatgtccaacagacacatgaaaaagtgctccacgtcactcggcatcagggaaatacaaatcaaaaccacaatgagatatcacctcacacaagtcagaatggctaaaattaacaagtcaggaaatgacagatgctggcgaggatgcagagaaaggggaaccctcctacactgttggtgggaatgcaagctggtgcaaccactctggaaaacagcatggaggttcctcaaaatagaactaccctatgacccagcaattgcactactgggtatttaccctaaagatacaaacatagtgatccaaaggggcacgtgcacccgaatgtttatagcagcaatgtctacaatagccaaactatggaaagaacctagatgtccatcaacagatgaatggataaagaagaggtggtatatatacacaatggaataccatgcagtcatcaaaagaaatgaaatcttgacatttgcaatgacatggatggaactagagggtatcatgcttagtgaaataagtcaatcagagaaagacaactatcatatgatctccctgatatgaagacatggagatgcaacatggggggttagggggataggagaataaatgaaacaagatgggattgggagggagacaaaacataagtgactcttaatctcacaaaacaaactgagggtttctggggggagggggggttgggagagggggagggggttatggacattggggagggtatgtgctatggagagtgctgtgaagtgtgtaaacctggcgattcacagacctgtacccctggggataaaaatacattatatgtttataaaaaaataagaaataaattaaaaatttaaaaaaaaagaaagcctttaCTGCACTCTGAGGCCTGCAACCTGAGGCTGGTAAagtgggtggggaggaaaaggTAGGGCCTTTTCAAGAGCCCAGCATTGTGTATTTTCAGAAGTGAATAAGTGCCGAGGTTAGTATTAGTAATGTCTGGAACTCTAAAGTGAGTAAGTGTCTTGTTAATGCTCCTGTTAAGGCTTCACTGGTAACATGTCTGGAAGGATagatgagtaatattcccttcTAAGTGTCCGCCATGGTCAGAGAATAGTACATAGAGGGAGTCAGTGATGGCATAAAATCTATTTACCATTGGCTAATGGGTAGTTCCCAGGGACACGAGTCTTCTCAACTGTATAGACAGTGGCACATTTGCCCACATGCAGTTCATGAGTCAGTCACTACATTACTCAGGGCTGAGGAGGAGagtctctttcattcttctcagGACCTCAGGGCAGTGGCTTCTCTGTGGCCTGATATTTCATGGGCCCATCAGTCCAAAGTTAGATCAGATCTGAAGTTGTGCTAATATGTCTCAGAAATCCAAGCCAATCTATCTGCCTGTGCATTGCAATGAGCCCCTGAAAAGTTAATTTTAGTATGTGGAGAATGTGTGCAGGCTTGATTTGTATTTTGGGTGTCTGGGAGGCAAGAAATTCCCAAAGCTCTTTGCCCCAACAGAGAGGGGGGAACACCTTGGATAAGGTATTGTTGTTGCTGCCATTAGTCAGATCAGATGACCATACCATTGACAACAGCCTAGAGTCTATAAAAATGTGCAGAATGTGCATAAGGGACCAAGTGTTGGCCAGGACGCCCTCTAGTGCTAAGATAACTGCTGACCGTGGTACCCATCCTTGATTAGGGATGTCCCAGTGTAGGAAATGGGATGCAGCAGCTCTTCAGTGGCTCTATCAATCATGATAGTGGTGCTGACACCTATAACAACTACAGACTCCCTTTCCTAATCATTCAGTTAATCCATGGTCCCTAAGTAGCCAGCAGATATGGGAGAAGGGTGTGACCTCTTGGCACCATTGCATCTAGCAAAGAACTGAGGACCTACAGTTGGGATATGCCAGAGGGCCCAGTTTGGCTCCGTAATtagttttccttttcctaatgagGCCCCTAAGGCCATGCCAACTTTGTGGAGTGCTGTCTCAATGACCAAAGGCACAACGGACAACTGGGTTCAGAGAATCACAAGCTCAGGACCTGTGAAAGCATTTTTCTCAAGAAGAGCCACTATACTACCAACAGTTGCCATCCTGATTGTGTGTTGATTCAGCCAAGGAAAGCAGTTTCTTGCACCAGAAGCCCATGAACAATTTATGGCCACTGTGGTGGATCCAGAAACTCTGGAAGGAATGCAAAGAGGTTGTTGAAGTCTCTACAGGTGAAAGAGCTTCTGGTGGACACCAATGGGAGTGCCTATTTGATTGTGATTTAGACAGACTCTACAGCCTTTTGTCATTGGATGGCCCATTCAAAGTGAGCCGATTTGTGAGTAACAGCATAATGAATTTAAAGAAAGTTTGTGAATGAGGAAGATATCACCTCTGAAACCCAAATAAACACACTAAATGTTGAGTCTACTCTAAAGTAGTAATGGCTGATGTCAATGAAGAGTTGGTTCCTTCCTGAACCAGGTATGGATCATCCCTGAGCTGACAAGTCATGTCCGGAGATTCTACTGAAATAGAAGTGCCTTGAATTTTGCAGCATGCAGTGGCTTATCCCGATTGGAAAGTTTGAATATCCTTGCAGGAGGATGTTATCGATATAATGTCATACCTATGTTCTTGGAATAATTTGAACATGGTTAAGATCCATAAAGGTGTGGGCATTGGCAAGGCTCCCCAAATATCTCATGGGGAGATAAGtaaaatgtatcatttcttcAAAGGCAAAGAATTATTTATAGAGCAAAACATATCAACCAAATCTATAACagtaaaatattttccagttgCTGATTCCTATTATTTCAGTAAAATTAGGAGGCCATGATGGCATTAAGATTATGGTAATTCACTGTGAAGTGAATTCATGTACTTCAGGTTTGAGCACTGGCCAAACGGGGTTATTAAAGGGAGAGATAATAGGAAGAATGAGTAGACCAGGCACACCAATCCCCAGGGATCTTGCTCTGTCGCTCTAAACTTCACAAGCATCATGTCTCCAGCAGCTTCTCTCATGGAACCCATTAGCATGGTCTCTCTGGACCATATCTCCTCAGCCACACATTAACAGCTTGTTCTCAAAGTCATCAACAATTGAAGTTCATGTGAAGCATTTAAACTTAAGTCCACAGGGCATGTTTAGCTTCTTCGGGAAATCCATTCCCATGTGCCTATTTTCAAAAGAGCAGATAAAATCTGTGTCACTCTGCCTAACATAGAAACTGCAGAGAAGCCCAAGCCTTGCCTTCTGAGTTCAAAATAATCTCCTTTAGCATAAAATTATTAAGGAATTTTCTATCTATCAATTCCACTCTTCTAGTTCTATCATTGCTGGGAGGTGGgttatttgtttgtctttctttcttattatatATGTGAAGGACTGTGTCTCTCAGAATCTATGATTGGATTCTGGTTTGGATTCATAGAATGGAAGGTAATACGTTTCCTAGGTAAGCCCCAAACACTTGGGTACTTTCATTAAGAGAAGAGTACAACGTTTAcctgtggaatctaagaaaaaaaaccaacaaagcaaaagagaaacagactcatagatacaaGAGTgagctgatggttaccagagtacagagaagctggagggagggaagcaaaatagatgaagaggattaagtgatacaaaattccagttataaaataaataagtcacagggatataatgtacaacatAAGTGATAATCAATAATGTTCTAATAACTTTTATGGTGGCAGATAGTAACTAGACCTAATGTGGTGGTGATTTCATAAtgcataaaaatatcaaatcactatgttgcatacataaaactaatgtaatattgtatgtcaattataattcaatttcttaaaataaataaataaatagccaccTATGGCTAGTGActgcaacaacaaaaagagagagaagcacttatttgtggagcataacaaataacatggaggacgtggggagatggagaggagagggagttgagggaaactggaaggggagatgaaccatgagagactatggactctgaaaaacaaccagagggttttgaaggggcgggggggtggagggggggaggttgaggaaccaggtggtgggtaatagggagggcacgtactgcatggagcactgggtgtgatgccaaaacaatgaacactgttatgctgtaaataaacaaataaacaaataaaaataataataataataattttttaaaaagagagagagaatgttgaTGGGAAGCCAATAGACAGCATGTTAAATTTGATACTACTCAGAGACTAACATGGCACATCTCACCTTTGATTCACCTCTTAGGAACAAGGAAAACATCCCACTGCAGTCATTCAAATTGTCAAGGGTGTGAGCACTGTATGTTTTTAAAGTCACTGATGTTATTATCCTATAAATGTGGATCATGAAGTCAGTGAGTTGTGAAAATCAGGATGAAAATACAGTACCTGCCAAAGACCACAGGTTAGTACAAACAGGGAAGGAAGGGCTGAAGGCAAATCCAGGTCAAAGTTTAATATCACCTTAGGCCTCCAATAGCTGTATGGAATAATAGGGAGATTGACAAGAAGGATTCCGAGGATGTGATTTTTTCTACCTTGTATGCATGTGAATTAGATGGGTCTTTTCTATTGCCTTTGCCTCTGAATCACAAAAATCCAAACGCGCACATGGGACACCACCACCAAATTTTCCTTCTTTGGGGATTACCAATTTATCTATAAAGGACTCTTCTTGTGAGAAACATGAATGTCCCTTTTCCTGGTTTCTATATGCCAAGAATAGAGACCAGGAACATTTGAGGCATGATAAAGTGGCATCTAGAAACAGGAAATGTTTAGGCATGATAAACTGTCATCCTTACTTCGCCATTGAGGACTCATTAAGACTTAGCAAAATCCACTCTGGGGTGCTGCCTGTGGATATTTCAAAATCTCTATTCTCAGAGATATATCCCAAATCTACCTACAAGACTTGGAACATGACAGAGAGACATATAAGAAAATTCTGATTAATATGATTTATTGACACCAGAGCCTTGTTCATATAGTCAATGCTCACAATATAATATGAGAGAGTACTGAATCAAAGATCTTAAAGACCTATTACAAATGTATGCTTCCAAAtgggtagaggaaaaaaaatcacttgtgcATCAAAACCTTCAAACATATCCATGTGAGGAATGTCCTAATGGTTGCTGAAACAAGGAAGTCAGATTTGGACAATAATGGAGATGAGGATCTATGGCAGACAGTGAAACATCAAATACTACAGGTAAGGGGGAACAGCACAACGAGGGGAAAGGGAAGCACAGAAAACAgaatctgataaaaaaaaaatagttttaccaAGAGCAAAGAAGTATGAGAAATTAATAGGGTCAGAGGAAAGTGGTTAAATATTcagattttgtaaatattttgggATTAAAGAATAGGCTCAAAAATGTTATTCTTCTGAAAAAATTTGAGTAATTTTTCTGTAATAGAGTCTGGTAAGTGTCTGGGAATATATCAACCTGGGGAATTAAAAAAACTTAGGAATAAGGTCAGTCACATAGAAGATAATTGGGCTTCCATGAAACCAAGGCCAGTGCGATGTGATGCTGGTTTACGTCAACTGAATAGAGAGGGATATATGACATGACTCATTAGGATAAGCTTTGTCTCTCCTACCCTGAGAAACTTGAGTTTTCATCACTCACCTCTCTTCTTCAGATCTCCTAAAGGTCAACCATGAAAAACAGGACGTTGACCGAATTTATTCTGTTGGGCTTCACAAATCAACCTGAGGTCCAGGCTGTGATATGCACCTTTCTGTTCCTCATCTACATGATAAGTGTCCTAGGAAATCTGACTATAATCATTCTCACCTTAGTAGACCCTCACCTCCAGAcccccatgtatttcttcctccGGAATTTCTCCTTCTTAGAAGTTTCCTTCACATCCATTTTTATTCCCAGATTTCTGACCAGCGTGACAACAGGAAATAAAGTCATCAGTTTTGCTGGGTGtttcattcaatatttttttgcTATATTTCTTGGGGCAACAGAGTTTTACCTCTTGGCTTCTatgtcctatgaccgctatgttGCCATCTGCAAACCCCTGCATTACCTGACGATCATGAGCAACAGGGTCTGCATACAACTCGTGTTCTGCTCCTGGCTGGGAGGATTACTAGCTATCTTACCCCCAATCATCCTGATGAGCCAGGTAGATTTCTGTGCTTCCAATGTTGTGAATCACTATTTCTGTGACTATGGGCCCCTTCTGGAGCTGGCCTGCTCAGACACAAGCCTCCTAGAAGTGATGGTCCTCTTCGTGGCAGTTGTGACTCTGGTGATTACTCTACTGCTAGTGACATTTTCTTACACATTCATTATCAGAACTATTTTGAGGATcccttctgcccagcaaaggacaAAGGCTTTTTCCACTTGTTCCTCCCACATGATTGTCGTCTGCCTCTCCTATAGCAGCTGCATGTTTATGTATATTAATCCCTCTGCAAAAGAAGAAGGTGCCTTCAACAAAGGAATGGCTGTGCTCATTACCTCAATTACTCCCTTGTTAAACCCCTTCATTTATACTCTAAGAAATCAGCAAGTGAAGCAAGCATTCAAGGACACCATCAAAAAGATTGTGAAGCTTTAAAACACAATACATTTCCATGAAAAATATATTGCACTTACTAAATGGGTACTAAATGTCTATTATGTCTCAGATGCTGAACTGGCCCTTGAGGATAAATATAGGATGACATAGGTCCTGAGTTCAAAGAACCTACAGGCTAGTATGGCAGAAAGGTGTTAAACTGTAAATTCATGTAGTaagtttaccaaaaataaaagaacaaggtAAGTGTTATTAGGGGGCAAAAATGAGAATCCATAAAAATAATAGTTGGAGGGAGTTAATTATTTTCCAGAAATGACCCgaaatttaaaaggcaaaagaCATTGCTTATTTAGAAGAGTGGAAGGATAAGAATTTAGAATGAGAAGAAGGGACCATCATGAAGGTATTATTTAATTACAAACTACAGAGTCAGTGGACATTGGTGAGTCAAGAGAAGTTTTGAGAAAGGAAGTTATATCCTCAGCATTATTTTGAAGGAAATCTGGCATTGGCATTGCCCTTCCTCAGCGAGCCCTGGAGACTATGCTTTGGACAAGGTGTGAATAATTTTGATTCTCCACCTCTTTGTCATTCATCTTTCAGTTGTAGCCATTACAAATTTCATCCTTAtctaaaggaaaattaaaaggatACACATTTGGTCCACTTCTCTCCAAATGAAAGAACCCTCAAGATTTTGTCAACTTCCACATCCACTCTCCAGAAGCTGTGGATAGAAGAGGCTTCTAGAGCCAAGGTTAAAAACCTTCTCCTTCCAGACAGGATCTATTGTTGCTTTTCTAGCTAGGATCATTTTAAGTTAATGGCTGAGatctcccagtctctctctctctttctccctctctctctctttctctttctctctttggtaGTTTCTGGTGATTTGTTCTTTCctcttgtaattttattttcatgctgTTTACTTTTGTTAAATATTAGACAGGCCGAATTCTGTGATATGATGcctttcttttaacttttctccaagtttttttgtttataacaTAAGCCGCGGATGCCTGTTTCATAAACAggtaatacatataaaatataatatggttttatattttgggcgcctgagtggttcagtgggttgggcctctgccttcggctcgggtcgtgatctcagggtactgggatcgaggcccgcatcaggctctctgctcagcaaggaggctgcttcttcctctctctctgcctgcctctctgcctacttgtgatctctctctgtcaaataaataaataaaatctttagaaaaaaatatggttttatatttagaatttagaatgtaTAAGTCTTAGCAACTAAATGGGAATAGACTACCCTACCAAGAACTCTACACATGGACTCAAGTTCACAACAGCTTGAATATGAACTGGTGGTGGTAGGACCTCAACTTCAAactaattgaaaatattttttagaaagctGAGAACTTCCACAGAGTTTAGTAAAATCCTAATGCATTGTAGAATGCTGATTTTGTTTGAGGTACAAGTGGAACATCATCTGGTGTGTTCACGTGCTGTATATGTGGTACTATTGTTTAGTGGAATGATGCTTCCtgggcatttaagaaacaaactgtACTGGACTGCTATGAGAGAAAATTTCCAGAACCACAGAAAATATTGAAGAGTGCATGGTATTTAGAATAAAAGGTCTTTTATGTAAAGGTGTTGCTATTTGGAATATCTGATTTCTTTAGAGGCTAGGCTAGAAATTAGtgatgatttttaatatattacaaaTTGTTCGGgaacatcatcaaaaagacataaTGCCgagggggagcaagatggcggggaagtaggaggcaccatttcaacctgtaccctaaagtgagctgattacctaccaaagaactccgaccacccatgaaatcagcctgagatcagaattatacacgtctggatctctacaggagcagaagacgccagtggcaggtaaagcagactgggagcatcggactgatatcggaagataaacaaaagggggagggagccaccagaggtgaccgattggaaagtaacaccccaacacgagagtgctctgcatctggggaccagcattaacttggagtctggttgaaagcacttaaaaaaacaaacagcaaaggatcgcggtggggggggggggtaatagtgggaacctgggcggttagggtcagggacctaagtccctggacccaggacagcctccctggcgcggagccagagagagtgcggcggagaaatcaggtctccgtccctgagccgcgagtgcacctgaacgccagcgcgcctgagaacgagtggggtctgtctcccgtgaggggctgggagcctggcctgacggcaatcctgaaacgcgcgcgtcccacaccctcccttgggataggtgctcataggcgctagcctggagctctggcagcaggaaaaaccagacattcccagcccaggacagcgggaaaatttcagtgcgcgatctctgctcggaacctctctggcggtctggagctgcctagacagccacagctgccctggttttgggcacaacgaggagctcctgcatccccagggacagtgacccagaaccaactctgccagcagcttttgcaaaacagtctgaggcttctctctgagagggaggttggggtgctgtttgctctcctctaaacctccaaaaaccatcaaaagctgtcaaggcgagagaaagcagatgaaagaacataaaaacccccagagaacaaaaggctgaaaaaaaaaaaaacagtttcctgaaaaaaaaagagctcacccccttgaggggagtgggaggacctaactcagggaacatcattgtctgaaa
This DNA window, taken from Meles meles chromosome 7, mMelMel3.1 paternal haplotype, whole genome shotgun sequence, encodes the following:
- the LOC123947403 gene encoding olfactory receptor 6C4-like; this encodes MKNRTLTEFILLGFTNQPEVQAVICTFLFLIYMISVLGNLTIIILTLVDPHLQTPMYFFLRNFSFLEVSFTSIFIPRFLTSVTTGNKVISFAGCFIQYFFAIFLGATEFYLLASMSYDRYVAICKPLHYLTIMSNRVCIQLVFCSWLGGLLAILPPIILMSQVDFCASNVVNHYFCDYGPLLELACSDTSLLEVMVLFVAVVTLVITLLLVTFSYTFIIRTILRIPSAQQRTKAFSTCSSHMIVVCLSYSSCMFMYINPSAKEEGAFNKGMAVLITSITPLLNPFIYTLRNQQVKQAFKDTIKKIVKL